From one Synechocystis sp. PCC 6803 substr. PCC-P genomic stretch:
- a CDS encoding P-loop ATPase, Sll1717 family has product MKLSDKGLTIKDLDFGTVDAEADRRLADYFISTPQVDQSLRFRSAHFLGRKGAGKSAIFTQLLRLATERYKESVRVSLMTPDQYAWGAMKDYQEQGLLLEQAHTNAWKFTIAVDASAVLLDVSPERLDENARKALDRICKFVTNNFGENAPTPTNTVRTLLKGLNAFNLEAFGFGIGFERDKQQQMLTPQVIDLLLDAINAVCNDLGVIVAIDRLDDSWDGSEVSKSLMIGLLKATKEINDKYSLATGKGIHVITFLRSDIYQGLQFDDKDKHRAIEEEIIWSPELLKDMINARLPNNISVDEIFEEGDMRGGIAPFNYIVKRTFLRPREVIQFLQECQKRSASDAIEVSKDTIRESEERYSSWKVEDLKQEYRRLFPYFGDLVESLRQTQHRYDSVDEFLALLEEKAKSLCEKYSSRELMMRLFDASIIGVRLGNAGTARFRCEDADLLLPAVGSVYIHQSLYKGLNIRETRS; this is encoded by the coding sequence ATGAAATTATCCGATAAAGGTCTTACTATTAAAGATTTAGATTTTGGCACAGTTGATGCAGAAGCTGACCGGAGGTTAGCGGACTACTTCATTAGTACACCACAGGTAGACCAATCTCTTCGTTTTCGTAGTGCCCATTTTCTTGGTCGAAAGGGAGCTGGAAAGTCTGCAATCTTTACTCAACTCTTGCGATTGGCTACGGAACGCTACAAAGAAAGTGTTCGAGTAAGCTTAATGACACCAGATCAATATGCTTGGGGGGCAATGAAAGATTACCAAGAGCAAGGCTTACTTTTAGAACAGGCTCATACTAATGCTTGGAAATTTACTATTGCAGTTGATGCCTCAGCAGTCTTGTTAGACGTGTCTCCTGAAAGGCTTGACGAAAATGCTCGGAAGGCATTAGATCGTATCTGTAAATTTGTTACAAATAACTTTGGCGAGAATGCACCAACACCAACAAATACTGTAAGGACATTACTAAAAGGCTTGAACGCATTCAATCTTGAAGCTTTTGGGTTTGGTATTGGATTCGAACGTGACAAGCAGCAACAAATGTTAACGCCTCAAGTTATTGATTTGCTCCTCGACGCGATAAATGCCGTATGTAATGACCTTGGTGTTATAGTTGCGATAGATCGCCTCGATGACTCATGGGATGGTTCAGAGGTATCAAAAAGTTTAATGATTGGACTTCTTAAAGCAACTAAAGAAATAAATGATAAATATTCATTGGCTACAGGAAAAGGTATTCATGTGATTACTTTTCTTCGGTCAGATATTTATCAAGGTCTTCAATTTGATGACAAAGATAAGCATAGAGCAATCGAAGAAGAAATAATTTGGAGTCCAGAACTTTTAAAAGATATGATCAATGCTCGACTTCCTAATAATATATCTGTTGATGAGATATTTGAGGAGGGAGATATGCGTGGTGGTATTGCACCTTTTAATTACATAGTAAAACGCACTTTCTTGAGGCCACGAGAAGTAATTCAGTTTCTTCAAGAGTGCCAGAAAAGATCAGCTAGTGATGCAATAGAAGTGTCTAAAGATACTATTAGGGAATCTGAAGAACGATACAGTAGCTGGAAGGTGGAAGATCTTAAGCAAGAATATCGTCGTCTTTTCCCTTACTTCGGTGATCTTGTCGAATCGTTGCGACAAACGCAACATCGTTATGATTCCGTCGATGAATTTCTCGCTCTTCTTGAAGAGAAGGCTAAAAGTCTCTGCGAAAAATACAGTTCACGAGAGCTAATGATGCGTCTCTTTGATGCATCAATCATTGGTGTTAGGCTTGGTAATGCCGGAACTGCTAGGTTTCGTTGTGAAGATGCAGATTTACTGCTTCCAGCGGTAGGTTCTGTTTATATCCATCAAAGTCTCTATAAAGGGCTTAACATTAGAGAAACTCGATCATAA